The region TCGTCATTTCCTACTCCTATGATCTTCTTTATCGCTCCAACTTCCCTTCCGCCAGATATCATGTAAGGTGACTTCACACCGGTCAAGAGCAGAAGAACTTTTATCGCGTCCCCCATCTCAGGTTCGGCAGAGGCTCCCCAAATTATTCTCGCGTCTTTGTCTATTTTATTTTTGATTTCTGCCATTGCAGAATGTGCCTCTCCTATGGACATATTCGGCCCCCCAACTACTCTGATAAGGCAGTTTTTGGCTTGGGATATATCGGCTTCAACTAGTGGAGACGCTATTGCTTCGTTCAGCGCATTGAGAACCCTGTTTTGCCCTCCCTGTGACATACCTACTCCAACCATTGCAACGCCGCCGTCTTTCATGATGGTTTTTATATCTGCATAGTCAAGATTTACTATGCCAGTCTTGGTGATCAGTTCAGTTATCCCTTTCATAGTCTCTGCAAGTACGGAATCTGCAAAGTGGAATGCTTCCTGTATTGGTTTAGTTGGAACAAGTTTTAGTAGCCTGTCATTTGGTATAACAACAACAGTGTCTGAGTAATTTGAGATCCTTTCAAGACCATTGACAGCATTTTCCATTCTCACGC is a window of Thermoplasmatales archaeon DNA encoding:
- the ftsZ gene encoding cell division protein FtsZ, with the protein product MGDIVDLLYKSAFGNTENASEKASVQQTEEILPEDQEIAEVAMKLGVRIKIIGCGGGGTNTINRLSSEGIVGASLIAVNTDVAHLATIKARHKVLIGKKTTRGLGCGAVPQIGEESVMEDLPTIQKLVQRADITFVTCGLGGGTGTGSAPIVAKSARDAGSLVISIVTLPFTAEGRVRMENAVNGLERISNYSDTVVVIPNDRLLKLVPTKPIQEAFHFADSVLAETMKGITELITKTGIVNLDYADIKTIMKDGGVAMVGVGMSQGGQNRVLNALNEAIASPLVEADISQAKNCLIRVVGGPNMSIGEAHSAMAEIKNKIDKDARIIWGASAEPEMGDAIKVLLLLTGVKSPYMISGGREVGAIKKIIGVGNDESSVEFVK